Proteins encoded by one window of Lathyrus oleraceus cultivar Zhongwan6 chromosome 1, CAAS_Psat_ZW6_1.0, whole genome shotgun sequence:
- the LOC127110781 gene encoding uncharacterized protein LOC127110781, with translation MASANNDLVFKDGGSSNKPPLFSGQYFDFWKIRMKAHLEAQGSDIWEAVQNGHLVPTTVVNGVGSSKPKTSWDDDDKKRVLYDKKAINILHIALGMDEFFRVSTCITTKEIWDTLVETHEGTAEVKRSRLNTLSQEYELFRMQPGESILDLQKRFVHLTNHLKALGKTLTNDELNLKVLRSLTREWQPKVTAISEKKSLSTMTSATLFGKLQEYETELGLLEKHEVQEKKSKSIALKVDSKVVKKEDNPEEDENFMRLVKRLGKYFGAENNIENSSYTRRKKFSKNKEREASTSNEDITCYECGKQGHIKPECPKLAKNRDNKGKKDYNKKAYIAWDDNEISSSSNSDSDQSANIALMASHHSDDEGDEVSSNFSIFDNDAQGAIDELLSECKILYKTISSQKNQISTLEENIEKMKNNFKDEKEELIKNFACTKRESLAFQIVQLKRVIERYEKGQIGLEHVLSSQRYSNDKSGLGYSNFAKQTSNKTIFVKAQEQIPLDKSNKPKVVHQYNNRKRNKSYYKKKSYPPRYQSNFIPTCFYCGISGHTPNACYVRNFSVASGHYVWVKKGTNYDGPKEHWVPNKT, from the coding sequence ATGGCTTCCGCAAACAATGATCTTGTATTTAAAGATGGTGGTAGTAGTAACAAGCCTCCTTTGTTTTCCGGTCAATATTTCGACTTTTGGAAAATCCGTATGAAGGCacatttagaagcacaaggaAGTGACATATGGGAGGCAGTTCAAAATGGTCATTTAGTTCCTACAACGGTTGTTAACGGCGTCGGTTCATCAAAGCCTAAAACTTCATGGGATGATGATGATAAGAAAAGGGTTCTCTATGATAAAAAGGCGATTAATATTTTACATATTGCACTTGGAATGGATGAATTCTTCCGTGTCTCAACATGTATAACGACAAAGGAAATATGGGATACTCTTGTAGAAACTCACGAAGGAACGGCCGAAGTCAAGAGATCTAGATTGAACACGTTAAGTCAAGAGTATGAGTTATTCCGAATGCAACCGGGAGAATCAATCCTCGACTTGCAAAAAAGATTCGTGCATTTGACAAATCACTTGAAAGCACTTGGTAAGACACTAACTAATGATGAACTTAATCTTAAAGTGCTTAGGTCTTTAACAAGAGAATGGCAACCCAAAGTGACGGCGATTTCCGAAAAGAAAAGTTTATCAACAATGACATCCGCTACTTTATTCGGAAAGCTTCAAGAATATGAGACGGAACTTGGATTGTTGGAGAAACATGAGGTTCAAGAGAAGAAATCCAAGAGCATTGCCTTAAAAGTTGACTCCAAAGTTGTGAAGAAAGAAGACAATCCCGAAGAGGACGAAAACTTTATGCGTCTTGTAAAAAGACTAGGAAAATATTTTGGTGCAGAAAATAATATTGAAAACTCTAGTTACACAAGAAGAAAGAAGTTCTCAAAGAACAAAGAAAGAGAAGCATCAACATCCAATGAAGACATTACATGCTATGAATGTGGAAAACAAGGCCACATCAAACCGGAATGTCCCAAACTCGCAAAGAATCGTGACAACAAAGGAAAGAAGGATTACAATAAGAAGGCCTACATTGCTTGGGATGACAATGAAATAAGTTCTTCATCGAATTCCGATAGTGATCAAAGCGCAAATATAGCATTGATGGCATCACATCATTCCGACGATGAAGGCGATGAGGTTAGTAGTAACTTTTCAATTTTTGATAATGATGCTCAAGGAGCAATTGATGAACTTTTAAGTGAATGCAAAATCCTATACAAAACCATTTCATCTCAAAAGAATCAAATATCAactttggaagaaaatattgagaaaatgaaaaataatttcAAAGATGAAAAGGAAGAATTAATCAAGAATTTTGCATGCACTAAACGTGAGTCACTTGCTTTTCAAATAGTTCAATTGAAGAGAGTtattgaaagatatgaaaaaggtcaaatcGGATTGGAACATGTTCTTAGTAGTCAAAGATActcaaatgataaaagtggtTTAGGTTATTCAAATTTTGCTAAACAAACTTCTAACAAGACCATTTTTGTAAAAGCCCAAGAACAAATTCCTTTAGATAAAAGTAACAAGCCTAAAGTGGTTCATCAATATAATAATAGGAAAAGGAACAAATCTTATTATAAAAAGAAATCTTATCCCCCAAGATATCAAAGCAATTTTATTCCTACATGTTTTTATTGTGGTATAAgtggccatacacctaatgcttgctatgtTAGAAATTTTAGTGTGGCAAGTGGTCATTATGTGTGGGTTAAGAAAGGCACTAACTATGATGGACCCAAAGAACATTGGGTACCAAATAAAACTtaa